In a genomic window of Streptomyces noursei ATCC 11455:
- a CDS encoding IS3 family transposase (programmed frameshift) has translation MAQKRRKFSPEFRDEAVKMVVVESRPIAEVAREIQVNEGTLGTWVSRYRQEHAGEEPPLNISERARLRELERENRELRMKTEFLGKSCGLLRPGIPVTEKYEFIDGESDNSPVQQMCAWAGVSTSGFYHWRSRPLSATAKRRAELKTVILQVFSDSQETYGYRRVHAALQRMNVQAGAELVRALMRELGLVPCQPRPWRATTIADDAAPATPDLLARDFTADAPGRKLVSDITYVHTWAGLLYLATVIDCHTKAVVGWAMADHMKTSLISDALDMAARNIDLAEGCIFHSDRGSQYTSRELRRKLGSLGLRASVGRTGVCWDNAMAESFFGALKNELVHRTTFPTLAHAHRAIVRYIEMFYNRKRLHSGLGYKTPAEVHAEYEELQAVT, from the exons GTGGCACAGAAGCGTAGGAAGTTCAGTCCCGAATTTCGGGACGAGGCGGTCAAGATGGTGGTTGTGGAGTCCCGCCCGATCGCTGAGGTCGCCCGAGAGATACAGGTGAACGAGGGAACGCTGGGCACCTGGGTCAGCCGGTACCGGCAAGAGCACGCCGGGGAGGAGCCCCCGTTGAACATCAGCGAACGTGCCCGCCTTCGCGAATTGGAACGTGAGAACCGGGAACTCCGTATGAAGACCGAGTTCCTGG GGAAAAGCTGCGGCCTTCTTCGCCCAGGAATACCGGTGACGGAGAAGTACGAGTTCATCGACGGCGAGTCTGACAACTCTCCCGTGCAGCAGATGTGCGCCTGGGCGGGAGTGTCCACGTCGGGCTTTTACCATTGGAGATCGAGGCCATTGTCGGCCACGGCGAAGCGCCGTGCAGAACTGAAGACCGTCATCCTCCAGGTCTTCTCTGACTCGCAAGAGACCTACGGCTACCGGCGTGTCCACGCCGCGCTCCAGCGAATGAACGTGCAGGCCGGAGCAGAACTGGTCCGCGCGCTGATGCGCGAGCTCGGTCTGGTGCCGTGCCAGCCGCGGCCCTGGCGGGCGACCACGATCGCCGATGATGCGGCGCCGGCCACGCCAGACCTTCTGGCCCGTGACTTCACCGCTGACGCTCCCGGGCGCAAACTGGTCAGCGATATCACCTACGTTCACACCTGGGCCGGGTTACTTTATCTCGCAACCGTCATCGACTGCCACACCAAAGCTGTGGTCGGCTGGGCGATGGCCGACCACATGAAGACCTCTCTCATATCGGATGCACTCGATATGGCGGCCCGGAACATCGACCTCGCCGAAGGCTGCATATTTCATTCCGATCGCGGCAGTCAATACACGTCTCGGGAACTTCGTCGTAAGCTCGGCTCGTTGGGCCTGCGAGCTTCGGTCGGCCGCACCGGTGTCTGTTGGGACAATGCGATGGCTGAATCCTTCTTCGGCGCCCTCAAAAACGAACTCGTGCACCGAACTACGTTCCCAACACTCGCACATGCCCACCGAGCGATCGTTCGCTACATCGAGATGTTCTACAATCGAAAACGCCTCCACTCCGGACTCGGCTACAAGACCCCCGCAGAAGTCCACGCCGAGTACGAGGAGTTGCAGGCAGTGACATAA
- a CDS encoding pectate lyase family protein, which produces MRRTSAARHSRNRTPAALQGRHRRRARRFRSRHHGRGRRCGDGHSDDNGGQDTGKLNATYDHNWFDGTTQRNPRVRFGNPVHVLNNYFSNIASYGAASTQNAGVIVEGNSFENVKDPYHLGEGSSHPGSLMAKDNNFVNSGKGQTGGPVAPIPYPYTAAPASGVKASVTAGAGVGKI; this is translated from the coding sequence ATGCGCAGGACGAGCGCGGCACGACACAGCAGGAACCGCACCCCAGCCGCCCTCCAAGGTCGCCACCGCCGCCGGGCCCGTCGGTTTCGGAGCCGGCACCACGGGCGGGGCCGGCGGTGCGGCGACGGTCACTCCGATGACAACGGGGGGCAGGACACCGGCAAGCTCAACGCGACCTACGACCACAACTGGTTCGACGGCACCACACAACGCAATCCACGCGTTCGCTTCGGCAATCCGGTCCACGTCCTGAACAACTACTTCAGCAACATCGCCTCCTACGGCGCCGCCTCGACGCAGAACGCGGGCGTGATCGTGGAGGGCAACTCTTTCGAGAACGTGAAGGACCCCTACCACCTCGGCGAGGGATCTTCCCACCCCGGTTCCCTGATGGCCAAGGACAACAACTTCGTGAACTCCGGCAAGGGACAGACGGGCGGTCCCGTCGCGCCGATCCCCTACCCGTACACCGCAGCCCCCGCGTCCGGCGTCAAGGCATCCGTGACCGCCGGTGCGGGCGTCGGCAAGATCTGA
- a CDS encoding M12 family metallopeptidase, translating into MIIYRFITYGVGCALVMGGHVGPFSPVASVVGNGPAQEPPHAVVSFKKLSYQSLDTVKVEVSYECISGSVRFLTVSFEQDLGGGKEAVGDTTTKQVTCDGVAQDASLEITKNGDSADFDKSVGGEVAIVLMNEDEPTAEGKFAVPAGPSPKSLGSTNESLRWKDRLIPYSFDPAFNEQKKEMALAAMDEWKQKTPIRFIERTAANAEEHPDYVQFKGNDSGCYAYMGRIGGNQSINIGDGCSLGNTIHEIGHAAGLLHEQQRPDRDEYIKIEWENVDDEYKSQFEIENNDMGTFGTPYDFGSIMQYPLSAFSKNGADTMVPISEIPAGVEIGQREGLSSGDISAIQAMYP; encoded by the coding sequence ATGATAATTTATCGCTTCATTACTTACGGCGTTGGTTGCGCATTAGTAATGGGCGGACATGTCGGGCCATTCAGCCCCGTAGCCTCGGTCGTGGGGAATGGTCCGGCACAAGAACCCCCGCATGCCGTGGTCAGCTTCAAGAAACTCAGCTATCAGTCATTGGACACCGTCAAGGTGGAAGTATCTTATGAGTGCATCTCCGGATCGGTCAGATTTTTGACCGTCAGCTTTGAGCAGGATCTGGGGGGCGGAAAGGAGGCAGTCGGAGACACGACTACTAAACAGGTTACCTGTGACGGAGTGGCCCAAGACGCCTCCCTCGAAATCACCAAGAATGGAGACAGTGCAGACTTTGATAAGTCCGTCGGCGGCGAAGTAGCCATCGTCTTGATGAATGAAGATGAGCCGACCGCCGAAGGGAAATTCGCGGTCCCCGCCGGCCCCTCTCCCAAATCATTGGGCTCAACTAACGAGTCCCTACGCTGGAAGGATCGACTTATCCCTTACAGTTTCGATCCCGCATTCAATGAGCAGAAAAAGGAGATGGCGCTAGCAGCGATGGACGAATGGAAGCAGAAAACCCCAATCCGATTCATCGAGCGAACGGCCGCGAATGCCGAGGAGCATCCAGACTACGTGCAGTTTAAGGGTAACGACAGCGGGTGTTATGCATACATGGGGCGAATCGGTGGAAACCAGTCCATCAATATAGGGGATGGATGTAGCCTCGGTAACACTATTCACGAAATTGGCCACGCTGCCGGCCTGTTGCATGAGCAGCAACGCCCGGACCGAGATGAGTATATCAAAATCGAGTGGGAAAACGTTGACGACGAGTATAAATCTCAATTCGAAATAGAAAATAATGACATGGGTACGTTTGGGACGCCATATGACTTTGGGTCAATTATGCAATATCCGTTGTCGGCCTTCAGTAAGAATGGCGCAGACACAATGGTTCCTATATCAGAAATTCCTGCCGGGGTGGAAATAGGGCAGAGGGAAGGGCTTTCCTCTGGTGATATCTCTGCGATACAAGCCATGTATCCGTGA
- a CDS encoding IS630 family transposase, with product MWTRLLVAELVRMVTGVVMTERGVGKWLRRYGFSPQRPDRRSYRQDQATVDAWLRDEYPAIAARAKTENAVVAWADQCGLRSDTAPPGTSWAPKSQTPIARVSSRRFKVNTMSAITSRGTLYFTVFTERFTAKTFTGFLDRLARQAGRKVHVIADRHPVHRSKAVTAWLKANTERIELHLMPDYSPEPNPDEPLNADIKRHIHAARAHSADDLAHETRRSHHQRQPTIVRSYIHAHHVRYTLQ from the coding sequence TTGTGGACGAGGCTCCTGGTCGCCGAGCTGGTGCGGATGGTCACCGGGGTGGTGATGACGGAGCGCGGTGTGGGCAAGTGGCTGCGGCGGTACGGTTTCTCCCCGCAGCGGCCCGACCGCCGCTCCTACCGCCAGGACCAGGCGACAGTGGATGCCTGGCTGAGGGACGAGTACCCGGCGATCGCCGCCCGGGCGAAGACGGAGAACGCGGTGGTGGCCTGGGCCGACCAGTGCGGGCTGCGCTCCGATACGGCCCCGCCCGGCACGTCCTGGGCCCCGAAGAGCCAAACTCCCATCGCGCGGGTGTCCAGCCGCCGCTTCAAGGTCAACACCATGTCCGCAATCACCTCACGCGGCACGCTCTACTTCACCGTGTTCACCGAGAGGTTCACCGCGAAGACCTTCACCGGATTCCTGGACCGGCTTGCCCGTCAGGCCGGCCGGAAGGTCCACGTGATTGCCGACCGGCACCCGGTCCACCGCAGCAAGGCCGTGACCGCCTGGCTCAAGGCAAACACCGAGCGGATCGAGCTGCACCTGATGCCCGACTACAGCCCCGAACCCAACCCGGACGAGCCCCTCAATGCGGACATCAAACGCCACATCCACGCCGCCCGCGCCCACTCGGCCGACGACCTCGCCCACGAAACCCGCCGCTCCCACCACCAGCGCCAACCGACCATCGTCCGCAGCTACATCCACGCCCACCACGTCCGCTACACCCTCCAATAA
- the xylA gene encoding xylose isomerase translates to MTERFTPTPGDKFSFGLWTVGWQGRDPFGDATRPALDPVESVQRLAELGAYGVTFHDDDLIPFGASDMEREAHVKRFRHALEATGLIVPMATTNLFTHPVFKDGAFTANDRDVRRYALRKTIRNIDLAAELGAGIYVAWGGREGAESGAAKDVRTALDRMKEAFDLLGQYVLEQGYDIRFAIEPKPNEPRGDILLPTVGHALAFIERLDRPELYGVNPEVGHEQMAGLNFPHGVAQALWADKLFHIDLNGQSGIKYDQDLRFGAGDLRAAFWLVDLLETAGYQGPRHFDFKPPRTEDSDGVWASAAGCMRTYLILKERAAAFRADPRVQEALSAARLDDLARPTAEDGLAALLADRSAFEEFAPTAAGQRGMAFEQLDQLAVEHLLGAC, encoded by the coding sequence ATGACGGAACGTTTCACGCCCACCCCCGGCGACAAGTTCAGCTTCGGCCTGTGGACGGTCGGCTGGCAGGGCAGGGACCCGTTCGGGGACGCCACCCGCCCCGCCCTCGACCCGGTCGAATCCGTGCAGCGGCTCGCCGAACTCGGGGCGTACGGCGTCACCTTCCACGACGACGACCTGATCCCCTTCGGCGCGAGCGACATGGAGCGCGAAGCACACGTCAAACGGTTCCGACACGCACTGGAGGCCACCGGCCTGATCGTCCCGATGGCCACCACCAACCTCTTCACCCACCCGGTCTTCAAGGACGGCGCCTTCACCGCCAACGACCGCGACGTGCGCCGCTACGCACTGCGCAAGACGATCCGCAACATCGACCTGGCAGCCGAACTGGGCGCGGGCATCTACGTCGCCTGGGGCGGCCGCGAGGGCGCCGAGTCCGGCGCCGCCAAGGACGTACGCACCGCGCTCGACCGGATGAAGGAGGCGTTCGACCTGCTCGGCCAGTACGTCCTGGAGCAGGGCTACGACATCCGCTTCGCGATCGAGCCCAAGCCCAACGAGCCGCGGGGCGACATCCTGCTGCCCACCGTCGGCCACGCCCTCGCCTTCATCGAGCGCCTGGACCGCCCGGAGCTGTACGGCGTCAACCCGGAGGTCGGACACGAGCAGATGGCCGGGCTCAACTTCCCGCACGGCGTGGCCCAGGCCCTGTGGGCGGACAAGCTCTTCCACATCGACCTCAACGGCCAGTCCGGCATCAAGTACGACCAGGACCTCCGGTTCGGAGCAGGTGACCTGCGCGCCGCCTTCTGGCTCGTCGACCTCCTGGAGACCGCCGGATACCAAGGCCCCCGCCATTTCGACTTCAAGCCGCCACGCACCGAGGACTCCGACGGGGTGTGGGCCTCCGCCGCAGGCTGCATGCGCACCTACCTGATCCTCAAGGAGCGCGCCGCCGCCTTCCGCGCCGACCCGCGGGTCCAGGAAGCACTGTCCGCCGCCCGCCTGGACGACCTCGCGCGGCCCACGGCGGAGGACGGACTCGCCGCGCTGCTCGCCGACCGGAGCGCCTTCGAGGAGTTCGCCCCCACCGCGGCCGGCCAACGAGGCATGGCTTTCGAGCAGTTGGACCAGCTGGCCGTGGAGCATCTGCTGGGCGCCTGCTGA
- a CDS encoding AbfB domain-containing protein — protein sequence MNNPPGSTISLRATTPGYTNRYVRHQNNVAVDSVTTSGGAAPDKADASWIVRRGLADASCLSFESRNYPGDFLRHQNLHVYRQPMDGSAPFRADATFCPKPGKNGQGTSLASYNHPEKFLRHYDNTLYVAADGGSDVWDTTASWRDDVSWAVTRPWTA from the coding sequence GTGAATAACCCTCCGGGTTCCACGATCTCCCTGCGAGCCACCACCCCCGGCTACACCAACCGTTACGTGCGCCACCAGAACAATGTGGCCGTCGACTCCGTGACCACCTCGGGCGGCGCGGCCCCCGACAAGGCGGACGCGTCCTGGATCGTGCGCCGCGGCCTGGCCGACGCGTCCTGCCTGTCCTTCGAGTCACGCAACTATCCCGGCGACTTCCTGCGCCACCAGAACCTCCACGTCTACCGGCAACCCATGGACGGCAGCGCACCCTTCCGCGCCGACGCCACCTTCTGCCCGAAGCCCGGCAAGAACGGCCAGGGCACGTCCCTCGCCTCCTACAACCACCCCGAGAAGTTCCTCCGCCACTACGACAACACCCTGTACGTGGCCGCGGACGGCGGCTCCGACGTCTGGGACACCACCGCCTCCTGGCGGGACGACGTCAGCTGGGCCGTGACCCGGCCTTGGACGGCCTGA
- a CDS encoding ISL3 family transposase, which translates to MDVRVVRVNDVSGGLVLEAESTGRPGRCPDCRKRADRVHSSYQRSLDERPLGPRQVTVRLRVRRFFCDRSICSRRTFVEQVGGLTERYRRSSVGMTGWLWSIAVELGGRPAARLCRKLRMAAGRTRLLRLLTPPPVPDRAPRVLGVDEFAFRKGCTYGTVLVDVEASRVVDVLPDRTSETFAAWLKDHPGAEIICRDRASAYTKAVKEAAPDALEVADRWHLLQNLSAAMEKTCHQHRDCLRKHAEQETVTNAPESPPMPMPPAELPGTQIIERTRHRYEDIHRLVEQGWSISAIARRLNLDRKTVRRFRDTDLDQLLASARDRRPNGVLEPFKAYLNARFTETQGQASGTRLFHEIHERGYRGSRQVVRKHLAALRAGTAAPVRADIPSPRKITSWIMRPRDTLTDSQEERLLQVRLACPDITRACDLARTFADLIRHQRGYLLLQWIRQAEQDAPKPMQSFAGSLRQDLDAVTAGLTLPWSSGAVEGHVNRVKTLKRAMYGRASFQLLRTRILTQP; encoded by the coding sequence ATGGATGTGCGAGTGGTGCGCGTCAATGATGTCTCCGGCGGCCTGGTGCTGGAGGCGGAGTCCACGGGGCGTCCGGGTCGGTGCCCGGACTGCCGGAAGCGGGCGGATCGCGTGCACAGTTCGTATCAACGCTCCCTGGATGAGAGGCCGTTGGGTCCGCGTCAGGTCACGGTCCGGCTCCGGGTGCGACGGTTCTTCTGCGATCGATCAATCTGTTCGCGCCGGACGTTCGTCGAGCAGGTCGGCGGGCTGACCGAGCGGTACCGCCGGTCAAGCGTCGGGATGACGGGCTGGCTCTGGTCGATCGCGGTGGAGCTGGGCGGCCGTCCGGCCGCGCGGCTGTGCCGCAAGCTGCGGATGGCCGCGGGCCGGACCCGGCTGCTCAGGCTGCTGACGCCGCCGCCTGTGCCGGACCGTGCCCCGCGGGTCCTGGGGGTGGACGAGTTCGCCTTCCGCAAAGGCTGCACGTACGGCACTGTGCTGGTCGATGTGGAGGCCAGCCGGGTCGTGGATGTGCTGCCCGACCGCACATCAGAGACGTTCGCGGCCTGGCTCAAGGACCATCCCGGTGCGGAGATCATCTGCCGTGACAGGGCTTCCGCCTACACGAAGGCGGTCAAGGAGGCAGCCCCGGACGCCCTGGAAGTAGCCGATCGCTGGCATTTGCTTCAAAACTTGTCTGCCGCGATGGAGAAGACCTGCCACCAGCACCGCGACTGCCTGCGCAAACACGCAGAACAGGAGACAGTGACGAACGCACCGGAGTCGCCACCGATGCCGATGCCGCCCGCCGAGCTGCCTGGCACCCAGATCATCGAACGGACCCGTCACCGCTACGAGGACATCCACCGCCTGGTGGAGCAAGGCTGGTCGATCAGCGCCATTGCCCGGAGGCTGAACCTCGACCGCAAGACCGTGCGCCGCTTCCGCGATACCGACCTCGACCAGCTACTGGCCTCCGCTCGCGACCGCCGGCCCAACGGCGTGCTGGAACCGTTCAAGGCATACCTCAACGCTCGTTTCACCGAGACCCAGGGCCAGGCCAGCGGCACCCGCCTCTTCCACGAAATCCACGAACGCGGCTACCGAGGCAGCCGCCAGGTCGTCCGCAAACACCTTGCCGCCCTCCGGGCGGGCACCGCCGCACCGGTCCGAGCCGACATCCCCAGCCCCCGCAAGATCACCTCCTGGATCATGCGGCCCCGTGACACCCTCACCGACAGCCAAGAGGAGCGATTGCTCCAAGTCCGGCTCGCCTGCCCCGACATCACCCGCGCCTGCGATCTCGCCCGCACCTTCGCCGACCTCATCCGCCACCAACGTGGATACCTGCTGCTGCAGTGGATCCGTCAGGCCGAACAGGACGCTCCCAAACCGATGCAGAGCTTCGCCGGCTCCCTCCGACAGGACCTCGACGCCGTCACCGCCGGCCTCACCCTCCCCTGGAGTTCCGGCGCCGTCGAAGGCCACGTCAACAGGGTCAAAACGCTCAAGCGAGCCATGTACGGACGGGCCTCATTCCAACTTCTCCGCACCCGCATCCTCACCCAACCATGA
- a CDS encoding ISL3 family transposase produces MSTSGPGRCPDCRQRARRVHSSYQRHLAERPLGARRVLVRLRVRRYFCDRMSCARKTFAEQVDGLTERRRRSSVGLKTWLQSIATELGGRAGERLCRQLRLTAGRTRLLGLLEAPPVPTRAPRVLGVDDFAFRKGRTYGTVLVDAEAGRVVDVLPDRTAETLAAWLKDHPGAEIICRDRATAYTRAIKEAAPNAREIADRWHLLQNLSAAVEKTCHQHRTCLRKHAEEEAGDKPSEPPTLELPPPELPRTQIIERTRHRYQDIHQLLDKGWTISAIARRLNLDRQTVRRFRDTDLDQLLASARDRRPNGVLEPFKAYLNARFTETQGQVSGVRLFHEIRERGYRGSRQVVRRHLTALRAGTAEPVRADIPSPRKITSWIMLPRDKLTDSQEERLLGVRLACPDITRACDLARAFAELVRHQRGFLLMQWIRQAEQDAPKPLQSFAGSLRQDLDAVTAGLTLPWSSGVVEGHVNRIKTLKRTMYGRASFKLLRTRVLTQP; encoded by the coding sequence ATGTCCACCAGTGGGCCGGGCCGTTGCCCAGACTGCCGACAGCGTGCGAGGCGCGTGCACAGTTCGTATCAACGACACCTCGCAGAGCGTCCGTTGGGCGCCCGCCGCGTGCTGGTCCGGCTCCGGGTACGGCGCTACTTCTGCGACCGCATGTCCTGTGCCCGCAAGACGTTCGCCGAACAGGTCGACGGTCTCACCGAGCGGCGACGCAGGTCGAGCGTGGGGCTGAAGACGTGGCTGCAATCGATCGCCACGGAACTGGGCGGACGTGCCGGTGAGCGGCTATGCCGCCAGTTGCGCCTGACCGCAGGGCGAACCAGGCTGCTGGGCCTGCTGGAGGCGCCACCGGTGCCGACACGGGCGCCGCGTGTGCTCGGCGTCGATGATTTTGCCTTCCGCAAGGGCCGCACCTACGGCACCGTCCTGGTGGATGCCGAAGCCGGCCGCGTCGTGGACGTGCTGCCCGACCGAACCGCCGAGACGCTCGCAGCCTGGCTGAAGGACCACCCGGGAGCGGAGATCATCTGCCGCGACCGCGCCACGGCCTACACCCGTGCGATCAAGGAAGCCGCCCCCAACGCCCGGGAAATTGCGGATCGTTGGCACTTGTTGCAGAACCTCTCTGCTGCAGTGGAGAAGACCTGCCACCAGCACCGGACCTGCCTGCGCAAACACGCCGAAGAGGAGGCCGGGGACAAGCCATCCGAACCGCCGACACTGGAGCTGCCACCGCCCGAGCTGCCCCGCACCCAGATCATCGAGCGCACCCGCCACCGCTACCAAGACATCCATCAACTCCTCGACAAAGGCTGGACCATCAGCGCCATCGCCCGCCGCCTGAACCTCGACCGCCAGACCGTCCGCCGCTTCCGCGACACCGACCTCGACCAGCTGCTGGCCTCGGCCCGCGACCGACGCCCCAACGGAGTACTCGAACCGTTCAAGGCATACCTCAACGCCCGCTTCACCGAGACCCAGGGCCAAGTCAGCGGCGTCCGCCTGTTCCACGAGATCCGCGAACGCGGCTACCGCGGGAGCCGCCAGGTCGTGCGCAGACATCTCACCGCCCTCCGGGCAGGCACCGCCGAACCCGTCCGCGCCGACATCCCCAGCCCACGCAAGATCACGTCATGGATCATGCTGCCGCGCGACAAACTCACCGACAGCCAGGAAGAACGACTGCTCGGCGTCCGGCTGGCCTGCCCTGACATCACCCGAGCCTGCGACCTGGCCCGGGCCTTCGCCGAACTCGTCCGCCACCAGCGCGGATTCTTGCTGATGCAATGGATCCGCCAAGCCGAACAGGACGCCCCGAAGCCCTTGCAGAGCTTTGCTGGCTCCCTCCGCCAAGACCTCGACGCGGTCACCGCCGGACTCACCCTGCCCTGGAGTTCCGGCGTCGTCGAAGGCCACGTGAACCGGATCAAAACCCTCAAACGAACGATGTACGGTCGAGCCTCTTTCAAACTCCTCCGCACCCGGGTCCTCACCCAGCCATGA
- a CDS encoding helix-turn-helix domain-containing protein: protein MAGSGGLRRVVRAGWEVVRLRVVAALESGQVKGYRQAAEVFQVAERSVGSWWRAYQAGGWEALVVRRTSRPGPHEKIGPEDRAVLFQAMADYTPEELLIARSC from the coding sequence GTGGCTGGTTCTGGGGGTCTGCGGCGGGTGGTGCGGGCGGGGTGGGAAGTGGTGCGGTTGCGTGTGGTGGCTGCGCTGGAGTCGGGGCAGGTGAAGGGGTATCGGCAGGCGGCTGAGGTGTTCCAGGTGGCGGAGCGGTCGGTCGGCTCCTGGTGGCGTGCCTACCAGGCGGGTGGCTGGGAGGCTTTGGTGGTGAGACGGACGAGCCGGCCGGGCCCGCACGAGAAGATCGGCCCGGAGGACCGTGCGGTCCTGTTTCAGGCGATGGCCGACTACACGCCCGAGGAGCTGCTGATCGCGAGGAGCTGCTGA
- a CDS encoding IS701 family transposase, which yields MTVIQIQALGGIGLCQVAVHLTYAGHNGHAPIDRALYLGAGWAADEERRLRVGVPDETEFATKPQLAAAMLQRARDLRIPARWLAGDEVYGGKGLRRRARELGFDYVLTVRADHRVDTPAGRFTVTDLAALVPKRNWMRIRTGHGLKGDRHYDWAMLDIDGDDIPDDQAPGHSVVLVRRHRYTRELSFYRCHSTTSVTLATLVDVVCCRWKVEEDFQLAKGVCGLDQGQTTCWNSWMRWTLISMLAAAVLAVTRAHTVTATTTDSELVPASGRELLRLLQGTGPAPPPTRPRPPPALVRLAPSPPTPSRRSPPQMEQHHRHSNGLTCTNTPSTRNYSCRDRASGSSVSCVQDQESRPGSGSGRVWLAGMVCCKPHSRTRLIYRTITHHGRSHEKKGFREDDFAHLLDTAHQQLRVWLWARGGYFIASL from the coding sequence CTGACAGTTATTCAGATACAAGCCCTGGGCGGGATCGGACTGTGCCAAGTCGCTGTCCACCTCACCTACGCAGGCCACAACGGGCATGCCCCGATCGACCGGGCTCTATACCTCGGCGCCGGGTGGGCTGCCGATGAGGAACGCCGCCTGCGGGTGGGTGTCCCGGACGAGACAGAGTTCGCTACCAAGCCCCAGCTGGCCGCCGCCATGCTCCAACGCGCTCGCGACCTGCGTATACCGGCCCGGTGGCTGGCCGGCGACGAGGTCTACGGCGGCAAGGGCCTGCGGCGCCGGGCTCGTGAGCTCGGCTTCGACTACGTGCTCACCGTCCGCGCCGACCACCGCGTGGACACTCCGGCTGGCCGTTTCACCGTCACCGACCTCGCCGCGCTGGTCCCGAAACGGAACTGGATGCGGATTCGCACCGGCCACGGCCTCAAGGGCGACCGCCACTACGACTGGGCGATGCTCGACATCGACGGCGACGACATCCCCGACGACCAGGCGCCGGGCCATTCGGTCGTTCTGGTCCGCCGCCACCGCTACACCCGCGAACTATCCTTCTACCGCTGCCACTCCACCACCTCTGTCACCCTGGCCACACTCGTCGACGTGGTGTGCTGCCGGTGGAAGGTCGAGGAGGACTTTCAACTCGCCAAGGGCGTCTGCGGCCTCGACCAAGGCCAGACCACCTGCTGGAACTCCTGGATGCGCTGGACCCTGATCAGCATGCTCGCCGCTGCCGTACTGGCCGTCACCCGCGCCCACACCGTCACGGCCACCACTACAGACAGCGAGCTCGTCCCGGCCAGCGGCCGCGAACTGCTCCGACTCCTGCAGGGCACCGGCCCTGCCCCACCCCCTACGCGACCGCGACCACCTCCTGCACTGGTCCGCCTGGCGCCGTCACCACCAACACCAAGCCGCCGAAGCCCACCGCAAATGGAACAACATCACCGCCACAGCAACGGCTTGACCTGCACCAATACCCCATCAACCAGGAACTACAGCTGCCGTGACAGAGCCTCAGGATCCAGTGTCTCGTGTGTCCAGGATCAAGAGTCAAGGCCCGGCAGTGGTTCGGGCAGGGTCTGGCTGGCCGGCATGGTCTGCTGCAAACCCCACAGCCGAACCCGGCTCATCTACCGGACGATCACCCACCACGGTCGCAGTCACGAGAAGAAGGGTTTCCGTGAGGATGACTTCGCCCACCTGCTGGACACCGCGCACCAGCAACTCAGAGTCTGGTTGTGGGCTCGTGGCGGATATTTTATTGCCAGCTTGTGA